A stretch of the Parachlamydia acanthamoebae genome encodes the following:
- a CDS encoding phosphotransferase enzyme family protein, whose translation MQFNKINMNYHLVTFFQQHLNLQHAAFILIDHEDAMVATVYKVMLSNGTKLILKIHERLNDYFREIYFLKYFADKLPVPRIVEAVQPDRGTCGAILMEYLPGALLKETKFTTSLAYELGSQLACIHLNRIPTYGDPIQRDHLSNNPRAYFTFKFKEGLDECRNHLPKKLIEQCQSYYDAHLDLLNSVDGPCMVHRDFRPGNLIIYNGKLQGIIDWAGARASFAEEDFCLLEHGGWPNNPNCKKSFLEGYASIRPIPDYKDLMPFLRVNIAIATIGFTVKRGTWKNTHKRIYKFNRHFLEVFLQNVSFFSK comes from the coding sequence AGATCATGAGGATGCAATGGTTGCAACCGTTTATAAGGTGATGCTTTCTAATGGCACCAAGCTCATTTTAAAAATACATGAACGTTTAAACGATTATTTCAGAGAAATTTATTTTTTGAAATATTTCGCAGATAAATTACCTGTTCCTCGCATTGTCGAAGCCGTACAGCCAGATAGAGGCACCTGTGGAGCTATTTTAATGGAATACCTACCTGGGGCTTTACTTAAAGAAACGAAATTTACAACCAGCCTAGCTTACGAATTGGGCTCTCAGCTTGCATGTATTCACCTCAATCGGATCCCTACCTACGGTGATCCAATTCAACGAGATCATTTGAGTAACAATCCACGCGCCTATTTTACATTCAAATTTAAAGAGGGTTTAGATGAATGTAGAAACCATCTGCCTAAAAAACTCATTGAACAATGCCAATCCTATTATGATGCACATCTCGATCTCTTAAATTCTGTAGACGGTCCTTGCATGGTCCATCGTGATTTTCGTCCAGGGAATCTAATTATTTATAATGGCAAACTGCAAGGAATTATCGATTGGGCTGGAGCACGCGCAAGTTTTGCAGAGGAAGATTTTTGCCTTCTAGAGCATGGAGGATGGCCAAATAACCCAAATTGCAAAAAATCTTTTTTAGAGGGTTATGCAAGCATACGCCCTATTCCTGATTACAAAGATCTCATGCCATTTTTACGCGTGAATATAGCGATTGCAACGATTGGCTTTACAGTCAAACGCGGAACTTGGAAAAACACTCACAAGCGCATATACAAGTTTAATCGACACTTTCTCGAAGTTTTTCTTCAAAACGTCTCTTTTTTCTCAAAATAA
- a CDS encoding flavin monoamine oxidase family protein, producing MAFSKVLYFMTMFFTTTSMIAESKTPKIAVVGAGLAGLTTAYRLQQKGMDVDVYEARSRVGGRILTAKVRGHIAELGGQNITDGGEAKNMRRLIEELDLELISDTVSLNYAYYTGKELIFAEQLLRNNPFDPENLRIKLNKLMQESTTMRDVLRGILEEENPLYKTLAVRLAGYEGATIEKLSPIYTETLYHMLLGGLSAVHQGAGTETYIDLLSIKGGNALLPEKLAQKLEGKLHLNTPLKRVSKNLDHTFALTFQDDQIVTADILVLAIPCSVYQEIIFDQNILPLTRLQDIQKVQYGTNAKILIPFSTPPPARIGFFNDHLGCFFDVNCNILTLYYTDITSRFSAETIMETYQQDRPMLEIGFGNALPPFSTPVLAEDQSFASYENPVGYSWPNDPYAKGSYSYIAPGQEAQLTTIKEEQGEKVKVLFAPINQQLYFAGEHTSILLEAPGTMEAACESGERTSRMIINSVNL from the coding sequence ATGGCTTTTTCAAAGGTACTTTACTTCATGACGATGTTTTTCACAACCACCTCAATGATTGCAGAAAGCAAAACACCCAAAATTGCTGTTGTAGGAGCTGGATTGGCAGGATTGACAACCGCATATCGTTTGCAACAAAAAGGCATGGATGTTGATGTTTATGAAGCTCGCAGCCGAGTTGGTGGAAGAATTCTCACTGCAAAGGTTAGAGGCCACATTGCGGAATTAGGTGGACAAAACATCACAGACGGTGGAGAAGCAAAGAATATGCGCCGTTTAATTGAAGAATTGGATCTTGAATTAATAAGTGATACAGTTTCTCTAAATTATGCCTATTACACAGGAAAAGAACTCATATTTGCAGAACAACTTTTAAGAAACAATCCATTTGATCCAGAAAACCTCAGAATAAAACTAAATAAGCTTATGCAAGAATCGACGACAATGCGTGATGTATTGCGTGGAATCCTTGAAGAAGAAAATCCCCTTTACAAAACTTTAGCTGTCAGATTAGCGGGTTATGAGGGGGCCACAATCGAAAAACTTTCCCCTATATATACAGAGACATTGTATCATATGCTTCTTGGTGGCTTGTCAGCAGTTCATCAAGGGGCTGGGACAGAAACCTATATTGATCTTTTGAGCATTAAAGGTGGAAATGCATTACTTCCAGAAAAACTTGCCCAAAAACTAGAAGGCAAACTCCATCTCAATACCCCTCTAAAAAGAGTCTCAAAGAACTTAGACCATACCTTTGCTTTAACATTTCAGGATGATCAAATCGTAACAGCAGATATTCTTGTATTAGCAATCCCCTGTTCAGTCTATCAAGAGATCATTTTTGACCAAAATATTCTACCCCTAACTAGACTTCAAGACATACAAAAGGTGCAATATGGCACGAATGCCAAAATCTTGATCCCTTTTTCCACTCCCCCTCCAGCAAGAATAGGATTCTTTAATGACCATCTGGGCTGCTTCTTCGATGTAAATTGCAATATTCTCACCTTGTATTACACTGACATTACAAGTCGATTCTCAGCTGAAACTATTATGGAGACCTATCAACAAGATAGGCCTATGTTAGAAATAGGGTTTGGAAATGCTTTACCACCTTTTTCTACTCCGGTATTAGCAGAAGATCAATCTTTTGCTTCCTATGAAAACCCTGTGGGCTATAGTTGGCCAAATGATCCCTATGCAAAAGGTTCCTATTCTTACATTGCTCCAGGCCAAGAAGCCCAATTGACTACAATAAAAGAAGAGCAAGGCGAAAAAGTTAAGGTACTTTTTGCTCCCATCAACCAACAACTTTATTTTGCTGGCGAGCATACCTCCATTTTACTGGAAGCTCCTGGAACAATGGAAGCTGCCTGTGAATCAGGAGAACGCACATCGCGTATGATTATAAATTCCGTCAATCTTTGA
- a CDS encoding GatB/YqeY domain-containing protein: protein MALVEKINDGIKEAMKSRDQIRLDTLRMLKSKILAVDARCNLPDAEVLKLFKTYFGSLKEALEQAQTFNRPDIAEKLKSELEIVQEFLPKALSPEETKKIVIQAIADSGAKTKKDFGLVMKSIMKLNNSVDGKLAKDLANQLLSD, encoded by the coding sequence ATGGCATTAGTCGAAAAAATCAATGATGGCATCAAAGAAGCAATGAAAAGCCGAGATCAAATTAGACTCGATACCTTGCGAATGCTAAAATCAAAAATATTAGCTGTGGATGCTCGCTGCAACCTCCCAGACGCAGAAGTTTTAAAGCTATTTAAGACTTACTTTGGCAGCCTAAAAGAAGCCCTGGAACAAGCTCAAACTTTTAATCGACCGGACATCGCAGAGAAATTAAAAAGTGAGCTGGAAATTGTGCAAGAATTTTTACCTAAAGCTCTTTCTCCTGAAGAAACCAAAAAAATCGTCATTCAAGCCATCGCGGATTCTGGAGCCAAAACAAAGAAGGATTTTGGATTGGTGATGAAGAGCATTATGAAACTTAACAATTCAGTTGACGGCAAACTGGCCAAAGACTTGGCAAATCAATTATTGTCCGATTAG